A single region of the Nocardioides sp. W7 genome encodes:
- a CDS encoding ribonuclease J, translated as MSHPHPELSAPPALPEGGLRVTAFGGLGEVGRNMTAFEYDGRILIVDCGVLFPEDHQPGVDLILPDWSSIRDRLDDVEALVLTHGHEDHIGATPYLLRERQDIPLVGSRLTLALLDSKLREHRLRETVHHQVKEGDRLTFGPFELEFIAVNHSIPDALAVAIRTGAGLVLHTGDFKMDQLPLDGRITDLRAFARLGDEGVDLFLTDSTNAETPGFTPSEKKITPVIDQVFRESNQRVIVACFASHVHRVQQILDAAVAHRRKVAYVGRSMVRNMAIARDLGYLKVPEGVLVEAKELATLPPERVVLISTGSQGEPMSALSRIAQRNHNFVHIEEGDTVLLASSLIPGNENAVYRVINGLARWGAKVVHKGNAMVHVSGHASAGELLYCYNIVQPRNVLPVHGEIRHLLANADLARATGVENVVIAEDGVVVDLVDGIAKIVGKVECGNVFVDGSSVGDVTESDLKDRRILGEEGFISIIVVVDSVSGKVAAGPEIHARGNALDDATFDEIKQPIIDALDRAIAEGNTDAYQLQQTVRRVVGRWVNSAHRRRPMIIPVVIEA; from the coding sequence ATGAGTCACCCGCATCCTGAGCTCTCCGCGCCGCCCGCACTGCCGGAAGGAGGGCTCCGGGTCACCGCATTCGGCGGGCTCGGCGAGGTCGGCCGCAACATGACCGCCTTCGAGTACGACGGCCGCATCCTGATCGTCGACTGCGGCGTGCTCTTCCCCGAGGACCACCAGCCGGGCGTCGACCTGATCCTCCCGGACTGGAGCTCGATCCGGGACCGCCTCGACGACGTCGAGGCGCTGGTGCTCACCCACGGTCACGAGGACCACATCGGCGCTACGCCGTACCTCCTCCGCGAGCGTCAGGACATCCCGCTGGTCGGCTCCCGGCTCACCCTCGCGCTGCTCGACAGCAAGCTGCGTGAGCACCGGCTGCGCGAGACCGTGCACCACCAGGTCAAGGAGGGCGACCGGCTGACGTTCGGCCCCTTCGAGCTGGAGTTCATCGCGGTCAACCACTCCATCCCCGACGCGCTCGCGGTCGCGATCCGCACGGGTGCCGGCCTGGTGCTGCACACCGGTGACTTCAAGATGGACCAGCTGCCGCTGGACGGCCGGATCACCGACCTGCGCGCGTTCGCGCGGCTGGGGGACGAGGGCGTCGACCTCTTCCTGACCGACTCGACCAACGCCGAGACGCCGGGCTTCACCCCGTCGGAGAAGAAGATCACCCCGGTCATCGACCAGGTGTTCCGCGAGTCCAACCAACGCGTCATCGTGGCCTGCTTCGCCTCGCACGTGCACCGGGTCCAGCAGATCCTCGACGCCGCCGTCGCGCACCGACGCAAGGTCGCGTACGTCGGCCGCTCGATGGTCCGCAACATGGCCATCGCCCGCGACCTGGGCTACCTGAAGGTGCCCGAGGGTGTGCTGGTGGAGGCCAAGGAGCTGGCGACGCTGCCGCCCGAGCGGGTGGTGCTGATCTCGACCGGTTCGCAGGGCGAGCCGATGAGCGCGCTGAGCCGGATCGCCCAGCGCAACCACAACTTCGTGCACATCGAGGAGGGCGACACCGTCCTGCTCGCCTCGAGCCTGATCCCCGGCAACGAGAACGCCGTCTACCGCGTCATCAACGGCCTGGCCCGCTGGGGCGCGAAGGTGGTCCACAAGGGCAACGCGATGGTGCACGTCTCGGGCCACGCGAGCGCCGGCGAGCTGCTCTACTGCTACAACATCGTGCAGCCGCGCAACGTGCTGCCGGTGCACGGCGAGATCCGGCACCTGCTGGCCAACGCCGACCTGGCCCGGGCGACCGGCGTCGAGAACGTCGTGATCGCCGAGGACGGCGTGGTCGTCGACCTGGTGGACGGGATCGCGAAGATCGTCGGCAAGGTCGAGTGCGGCAACGTGTTCGTCGACGGGTCCTCGGTCGGCGACGTCACCGAGTCCGACCTCAAGGACCGTCGGATCCTGGGGGAGGAGGGCTTCATCTCGATCATCGTCGTGGTCGACTCCGTCAGCGGGAAGGTCGCCGCGGGCCCGGAGATCCACGCCCGCGGCAACGCGCTGGACGACGCGACGTTCGACGAGATCAAGCAGCCGATCATCGACGCGCTCGACCGGGCGATCGCGGAGGGCAACACCGACGCCTACCAGCTCCAGCAGACGGTGCGCCGGGTCGTGGGTCGCTGGGTGAACAGCGCCCACCGTCGTCGTCCGATGATCATCCCGGTCGTCATCGAAGCCTGA
- a CDS encoding M4 family metallopeptidase, translating to MKTVRQGLSLALLGAGLVAVPMAPTIAAPAPAEPSIVPSIVQRLKDDAHGSVRVETEPATGRVGFARARDLLPSVEATSRTSAAAKASAYLDEYAAAFGARRAELEQGEVRSTTGGWTVEYHQSYRGVPVFGGELRAHVDAQGDLTAVNGFAVPDLDLSVTPVLSRSDAAERAVDLVRNAPVGDRDATAGAPDLEAVSTELMVYRLGSTRGVEGSPVLSWVVEVSNQDDTRETVILDARTGKPVNRWSMIAHALDRELYEAHDNGTRDDYSDDTRTLEWEEGDLFPADLTQDQENEVLGAGETYWLFKNTFGYDSYDGLGAKMLTVNNDPQIQCPNASWNGISTNYCSGVSSDDTVAHEWGHAYTEYTSELVYQWQSGAMNEAYSDIWGETVDLLNDRMDDHDQAPRAEGGCSVHSPTLITVQITAPASAAGPCRAVAASDGPTFAVDPITPEVVVGADSAASGSSTDGCSGFTNAAAIAGNWVYVDENLGPLGCSYTSQGQRAAAAGAAGIIVGSDPTYAPFDMNEDTFDLPALQVDADSGVRFKTAGTSTVRIAASTVTDDPSGRWLSGEEDPEFGGAIRDLWNPTCYGDPGKVSDEEYVCSTDDSGGVHTNSGVVNHTFALMVDGSASSNGVAVPAIGLDRAAHLFWRTQTEYLTRTSTFADLADGLEASCADLTGEDIKQLAIGTGTTGGAQVAAPLADPITASDCTAVASAIRATELREEPVQCAFGPILDPATPALCGAGFRTEVAFAEDFEDGLAGWSQDVEVVYPGATGIAWRANASAPGAHPGGVAFAPTPAAGSCQGDADDISSRNGPISPAITVPAGSSPRLSFDHYVATEVRWDGGNVKVSVGGAPYQIVPAAAYVFNAPGETLETAEKKNTNPMAGQVAFTGTNGNEPGGSWGTSIVDLSRIPGAGPGAQVRFRFDVGRDGCTGLDGWYVDDIEVTVCVAEADAVRVTHAPEPSTYGRPHRLDVAVAGRIPAGTVTATEGGRSLGTATLSAGRARIALPASLAVGSHRVTVSYPGDSRNAAASKTVTVKVAKATSRTAASAPKRVVAGRQVRVRALVTVPGSARPTGRVVVTLRGKKVASGRVDGKGRVSIRVRRLRVGRHTLVVTYPGTRSIRASKDRVSVLVTRKR from the coding sequence GTGAAGACCGTCCGGCAAGGGCTCAGCCTTGCGCTGCTGGGGGCCGGCCTCGTGGCCGTCCCCATGGCTCCGACCATCGCCGCTCCCGCCCCGGCCGAGCCCTCGATCGTGCCCTCGATCGTGCAGCGTCTGAAGGACGACGCCCATGGCTCGGTCCGCGTCGAGACCGAGCCGGCGACCGGCCGGGTCGGCTTCGCCCGGGCTCGCGACCTGCTCCCCTCGGTCGAGGCGACCTCGAGGACGTCCGCGGCCGCCAAGGCCTCGGCGTACCTCGACGAGTACGCCGCCGCGTTCGGCGCGCGCCGCGCCGAGCTGGAGCAGGGCGAGGTGCGCAGCACCACCGGCGGCTGGACGGTCGAGTACCACCAGTCCTACCGGGGCGTCCCGGTCTTCGGTGGGGAGCTCCGGGCCCACGTCGACGCCCAGGGCGACCTCACGGCGGTCAACGGCTTCGCCGTACCCGACCTCGACCTCTCCGTCACCCCGGTCCTCTCCCGCTCCGACGCCGCCGAGCGCGCCGTCGACCTGGTCCGGAACGCCCCGGTCGGCGACCGGGACGCCACTGCGGGGGCACCGGACCTGGAGGCCGTCAGCACCGAGCTGATGGTCTACCGGCTGGGCTCGACGCGCGGCGTCGAGGGCAGCCCGGTCCTCTCCTGGGTCGTCGAGGTGAGCAACCAGGACGACACCCGCGAGACGGTCATCCTCGACGCCCGCACCGGCAAGCCGGTGAACCGCTGGTCGATGATCGCCCACGCGCTCGACCGTGAGCTGTACGAGGCGCACGACAACGGCACGCGCGACGACTACAGCGACGACACCCGCACTCTGGAGTGGGAGGAGGGTGACCTCTTCCCCGCCGACCTCACCCAGGACCAGGAGAACGAGGTCCTGGGCGCCGGCGAGACGTACTGGCTGTTCAAGAACACCTTCGGCTACGACTCGTACGACGGCCTCGGCGCGAAGATGCTCACGGTCAACAACGATCCCCAGATCCAGTGCCCGAACGCCAGCTGGAACGGCATCTCCACCAACTACTGCTCGGGCGTCAGCTCCGACGACACGGTCGCGCACGAGTGGGGCCACGCCTACACCGAGTACACCTCCGAGCTCGTCTACCAGTGGCAGTCGGGGGCGATGAACGAGGCCTACTCCGACATCTGGGGCGAGACGGTCGACCTGCTCAACGACCGGATGGACGACCACGACCAGGCCCCGCGCGCCGAGGGCGGCTGCTCCGTCCACAGCCCGACCCTGATCACGGTCCAGATCACCGCGCCCGCGAGCGCCGCCGGCCCCTGCCGGGCGGTCGCGGCCTCCGACGGACCGACGTTCGCCGTCGACCCGATCACCCCCGAGGTCGTGGTCGGCGCCGACAGCGCCGCCAGCGGCAGCAGCACCGACGGCTGCTCCGGGTTCACCAACGCCGCCGCGATCGCCGGCAACTGGGTCTACGTCGACGAGAACCTCGGCCCGCTCGGCTGCAGCTACACCAGCCAGGGTCAGCGCGCCGCGGCCGCCGGCGCCGCCGGCATCATCGTCGGCTCCGACCCGACGTACGCGCCCTTCGACATGAACGAGGACACCTTCGACCTCCCGGCCCTGCAGGTCGACGCCGACTCGGGCGTCCGCTTCAAGACCGCCGGCACCAGCACCGTCCGGATCGCCGCGTCGACCGTGACCGACGACCCGTCGGGTCGCTGGCTCTCGGGCGAGGAGGACCCGGAGTTCGGCGGCGCGATCCGCGACCTGTGGAACCCCACCTGCTACGGCGACCCGGGCAAGGTCTCCGACGAGGAGTACGTCTGCTCCACCGACGACAGCGGGGGCGTCCACACCAACTCCGGGGTGGTCAACCACACCTTCGCCCTGATGGTCGACGGCAGCGCCTCCTCCAACGGCGTCGCGGTGCCGGCGATCGGGCTCGACCGGGCCGCCCACCTCTTCTGGCGGACCCAGACCGAGTACCTCACCCGGACCTCGACCTTCGCCGACCTGGCCGACGGCCTCGAGGCGTCCTGCGCCGACCTGACCGGGGAGGACATCAAGCAGCTGGCCATCGGGACCGGCACCACCGGCGGCGCCCAGGTCGCCGCGCCCCTCGCGGACCCGATCACCGCGTCCGACTGCACTGCCGTGGCCTCCGCCATCCGGGCGACCGAGCTGCGCGAAGAGCCGGTCCAGTGCGCCTTCGGGCCGATCCTCGACCCGGCGACCCCGGCGCTGTGCGGCGCGGGCTTCCGCACCGAGGTCGCGTTCGCCGAGGACTTCGAGGACGGTCTCGCCGGCTGGTCCCAGGACGTGGAGGTCGTCTACCCCGGCGCCACGGGCATCGCGTGGCGGGCCAACGCGTCGGCACCGGGTGCTCACCCGGGTGGCGTGGCCTTCGCGCCGACTCCCGCCGCCGGCAGCTGCCAGGGCGACGCGGACGACATCTCGAGCCGCAACGGGCCGATCAGTCCCGCGATCACCGTCCCGGCCGGCAGCTCACCGCGACTCTCCTTCGACCACTACGTGGCCACCGAGGTCCGGTGGGACGGCGGCAACGTGAAGGTCAGCGTCGGCGGCGCTCCCTACCAGATCGTCCCGGCGGCGGCGTACGTCTTCAACGCGCCGGGCGAGACGCTGGAGACCGCCGAGAAGAAGAACACCAACCCGATGGCGGGCCAGGTGGCCTTCACCGGCACCAACGGCAACGAGCCCGGCGGCTCGTGGGGCACCTCCATCGTCGACCTGAGCCGGATTCCCGGCGCCGGGCCCGGCGCCCAGGTGCGGTTCCGGTTCGACGTCGGCCGGGACGGCTGCACCGGCCTCGACGGCTGGTACGTCGACGACATCGAGGTCACGGTCTGCGTGGCGGAGGCCGACGCCGTGCGGGTCACGCACGCGCCCGAGCCGTCGACGTACGGTCGGCCGCACCGGCTGGACGTGGCGGTCGCCGGCCGGATACCGGCGGGGACGGTCACGGCCACCGAGGGCGGCCGGAGCCTCGGTACGGCGACGCTCAGCGCCGGCCGGGCGAGAATCGCGCTGCCGGCGAGCCTGGCGGTGGGCAGCCACCGGGTGACCGTCAGCTACCCGGGCGACAGCAGGAACGCCGCCGCCTCGAAGACGGTCACCGTCAAGGTCGCCAAGGCCACCTCGAGGACCGCGGCCTCCGCCCCGAAGCGCGTCGTGGCCGGCAGGCAGGTCCGGGTCCGGGCCCTGGTCACCGTGCCCGGGTCGGCGCGGCCGACCGGCCGGGTCGTCGTGACCCTGAGGGGCAAGAAGGTGGCGTCCGGCAGGGTCGACGGCAAGGGCCGGGTGAGCATCCGGGTCAGGCGGCTGCGGGTCGGCAGGCACACCCTCGTGGTGACCTACCCCGGCACCAGGTCGATCAGGGCCAGCAAGGACCGGGTGAGCGTCCTGGTGACCCGCAAGCGGTAG
- a CDS encoding hemerythrin domain-containing protein, with the protein MVTEAAPAADPSMIGTAHAAFRRDLARTRIVVAGGAGDSRRTALGEHVLWLMGALHRHHEAEAALYPLVVDHDPAVAPLVATVDAEHGVIAPAVGVLEEAAREFRDGADREVLLAALTGLDSVLLPHLEREEAELVPVAAGSLTDEQWHRWHQGRTAGTTTAAQRALEVHWLIDGADPGTRAAVLARLPAVPRVLHGLRRAYARRFRELWAGTPAARVPALTLQNHADWS; encoded by the coding sequence ATGGTGACCGAGGCAGCACCAGCGGCCGATCCCTCGATGATCGGCACAGCCCACGCGGCCTTCCGGCGTGACCTGGCCCGGACCCGGATCGTCGTCGCCGGCGGCGCCGGGGACAGCCGACGGACGGCGCTCGGCGAGCACGTGCTGTGGCTGATGGGTGCCCTGCACCGCCATCACGAGGCCGAGGCCGCGCTGTACCCCCTCGTGGTCGACCACGACCCGGCGGTGGCGCCGCTGGTCGCGACGGTCGACGCCGAGCACGGGGTGATCGCGCCCGCGGTCGGGGTGCTGGAGGAGGCGGCGCGGGAGTTTCGCGACGGGGCCGACCGGGAGGTGCTGCTGGCCGCGCTCACCGGTCTCGACTCCGTGCTGCTGCCGCACCTGGAGCGGGAGGAGGCCGAGCTGGTGCCCGTCGCCGCCGGGAGCCTCACGGACGAGCAGTGGCATCGCTGGCACCAGGGCCGCACGGCCGGTACGACGACCGCGGCGCAGCGGGCCCTGGAGGTGCACTGGCTGATCGACGGCGCCGACCCGGGGACCCGCGCCGCGGTGCTGGCCCGGCTGCCCGCCGTACCCCGTGTGCTGCACGGGCTGCGACGGGCCTACGCCCGGCGGTTCCGGGAGCTGTGGGCGGGGACGCCCGCGGCCCGGGTGCCGGCGCTCACGTTGCAGAACCACGCCGACTGGAGCTGA